The following are from one region of the Stigmatella ashevillena genome:
- a CDS encoding serine/threonine protein kinase has product MTTDAFHPDHLQPGYMVGPWRILESLGSGNFGHAFKAERDGDFFTLKMAVRPAPGLVGETREVLQEARQVDGRMRHEAATLMANASQPGIPHLRAVDRWPHASKGYLYIVTDFVPGEPFHIWRKRARPSAAQIVDIFIEVVRVVAQLHRHGVLIRDLKSEHIIIHPTDHKPVLVDLGSAWLPGGSLLTEGLAPGTPHALPPECVAFVREGRWQQGARFKAAEAGDLYQLGVFMYEALTLCWPFDPRMPLEELLVAIETVLPRAPHRLNPEAPEALSLIVMRLLEKRPEDRYTDASALAQALWEAAKERSKKSWKVPLEFPPEGPAPMTQDEVEERRLQKQEAERRAQEVLPQKAEELSEKQALEQLSFLTRAIEAQVAAVEEKEARSKKRQRRAVLVAGACLLGLTLFATGWWWFTPHPSAALIEKGSAFVSTLNNSRPGKAVFVWLCATFSLGCPAAQVRPLPGDCPQEVAEGMRELGLLGLYAVVIDINQPGSREQEGVYHAGKIVSRVVRRGWATGTLPEGTLLYGQLWTEGITKSWKDAVLGRYTEALLPDGRRIPVCMILGDWTGLVTKNEGSKPGEARLPREWEAQSVEAWR; this is encoded by the coding sequence ATGACGACAGATGCTTTTCACCCCGATCATCTCCAGCCAGGGTACATGGTGGGTCCCTGGCGCATCCTGGAGTCTCTAGGCAGTGGCAACTTCGGCCACGCGTTCAAGGCCGAGCGGGACGGGGACTTCTTCACCCTGAAGATGGCGGTTCGCCCCGCCCCGGGACTGGTCGGAGAGACTCGGGAAGTGCTCCAAGAGGCGCGGCAGGTGGATGGGCGCATGCGCCATGAGGCCGCGACCCTCATGGCCAACGCCAGTCAGCCCGGCATCCCCCACCTGCGGGCCGTCGACCGCTGGCCGCACGCCTCCAAAGGCTACCTCTACATCGTCACGGACTTCGTGCCCGGCGAGCCCTTCCACATCTGGCGCAAGCGCGCCCGTCCCTCCGCCGCCCAGATCGTGGACATCTTCATCGAGGTGGTCCGCGTGGTGGCCCAACTGCACCGCCACGGTGTCCTCATCCGGGACCTGAAGAGTGAACACATCATCATCCATCCCACGGACCACAAGCCCGTGTTGGTGGATCTGGGCAGTGCGTGGTTGCCTGGCGGGTCCCTCCTGACGGAGGGGCTGGCACCGGGGACACCCCATGCGCTTCCGCCTGAGTGCGTCGCGTTCGTCCGAGAAGGCCGTTGGCAACAGGGGGCCCGGTTCAAGGCGGCCGAGGCGGGGGACCTCTACCAGCTCGGGGTCTTCATGTATGAGGCGCTCACGTTGTGCTGGCCCTTCGATCCGAGGATGCCCCTGGAGGAGTTGCTGGTGGCCATCGAGACCGTGCTCCCCCGTGCCCCGCACCGTCTCAACCCAGAAGCCCCCGAGGCATTGAGTCTCATCGTCATGCGGCTCCTGGAGAAGCGGCCCGAAGACCGGTACACGGATGCCAGCGCACTCGCTCAGGCGCTGTGGGAGGCCGCCAAGGAGCGTTCCAAGAAGTCCTGGAAGGTACCGCTGGAGTTTCCACCCGAGGGGCCAGCGCCCATGACCCAGGACGAGGTTGAGGAGCGCCGCCTCCAGAAGCAGGAAGCGGAGCGCAGGGCTCAGGAGGTACTGCCCCAGAAGGCGGAAGAACTCTCCGAAAAGCAGGCCTTGGAGCAGCTTTCCTTCCTGACCCGGGCGATCGAAGCCCAGGTGGCAGCCGTGGAGGAAAAGGAGGCCCGCAGCAAGAAGAGGCAGCGGAGAGCCGTCCTTGTGGCGGGGGCCTGTCTGTTGGGCCTTACTCTCTTCGCCACAGGGTGGTGGTGGTTCACTCCCCATCCTTCGGCTGCCCTCATCGAGAAAGGAAGCGCGTTCGTGTCCACCCTCAACAACTCCCGGCCCGGCAAGGCCGTTTTTGTCTGGTTGTGTGCCACCTTCAGCTTGGGCTGTCCTGCCGCCCAAGTGCGGCCTTTGCCAGGGGATTGTCCCCAGGAGGTTGCCGAGGGCATGAGGGAGTTGGGTCTTCTCGGGCTCTATGCCGTCGTCATCGACATCAACCAGCCTGGCAGTCGGGAGCAGGAGGGCGTCTACCACGCAGGGAAGATCGTCAGCAGGGTCGTCCGCCGTGGGTGGGCGACAGGCACACTTCCCGAGGGAACCCTTCTCTACGGGCAACTCTGGACAGAAGGTATCACCAAGAGTTGGAAAGATGCGGTCCTGGGCCGATACACGGAAGCCCTCTTGCCGGATGGCCGTCGCATTCCCGTTTGCATGATCCTGGGGGATTGGACGGGGCTGGTGACCAAGAACGAGGGCTCCAAGCCTGGTGAAGCCAGGTTGCCTCGGGAGTGGGAAGCCCAGTCCGTTGAGGCCTGGCGGTAA
- a CDS encoding 4a-hydroxytetrahydrobiopterin dehydratase: MAPDRTLLTSEALQTFLAGHPGWTHEGGMIRRTYAFPAFLTGIAFVERVAQVAERADHHPDIDIRWRKVTLALVTHDAGGLTSRDTGLAAEADRLFTEASGQ; the protein is encoded by the coding sequence ATGGCCCCTGACCGCACGCTGCTGACCTCCGAAGCGCTCCAGACCTTCCTCGCCGGCCACCCCGGGTGGACACACGAGGGGGGGATGATCCGCCGCACCTACGCGTTCCCGGCGTTCCTCACGGGAATCGCCTTCGTGGAGCGGGTGGCCCAGGTGGCGGAGCGCGCGGACCACCATCCCGACATCGACATCCGCTGGCGCAAGGTGACGCTGGCGCTCGTGACACACGACGCGGGAGGGCTCACCTCGCGGGACACAGGACTGGCGGCCGAGGCGGACCGCCTCTTCACGGAGGCCTCCGGCCAGTAG
- the glpK gene encoding glycerol kinase GlpK: protein MAPAKHVLAIDQGTTGTHVTILDSRLQVVGRSYREFTQHFPKPSWVEHDLEEIWASSEFCIARALRDAGLKGQDIAAVGITNQRETTGLWHRGTGKPLGRAIVWQDRRTADICQQLKARGVEPRVREVTGLVLDPYFSGTKLTWMFEHVKGARARAEKGEVCFGTIDTWLVYRLTGGAVHVTDVSNASRTLLMDLRSLTWDDELRALLGVPAACLPQIRGSAEVYGTTRGMKSLPDGIPISGMAGDQQAALFGQACFEPGESKCTYGTGAFLLMNTGNTPVRSTAGLLTTVAWRLGERTTYALEGSSFIAGAAVQWLRDGLKVIKRAPDIEALAESVKDSGDVVFVPALAGLGAPHWRPEARGLFAGIDRSTTVAHLARSVLEGIALQIHDLANAMRHDSGRDIPAFKVDGGAAANNLLMQYQADVLGTPVVRPRNLETTSLGAAFLGGLGAGVWSSPEAIRRAWKAERTFKPRMKSEVRQRHLEKWKRAVERA, encoded by the coding sequence ATGGCCCCAGCGAAGCACGTCCTGGCGATCGATCAAGGCACCACCGGCACCCACGTCACCATCCTCGATTCCCGTCTTCAGGTGGTGGGCCGCTCCTACCGCGAGTTCACCCAGCACTTCCCCAAGCCCTCGTGGGTGGAGCACGACCTGGAGGAAATTTGGGCCTCCAGCGAGTTCTGCATCGCCCGGGCCCTGCGGGACGCGGGGCTCAAGGGCCAGGACATCGCCGCGGTGGGCATCACCAACCAACGTGAAACCACAGGGCTGTGGCACCGCGGGACGGGCAAACCCTTGGGGCGCGCCATTGTCTGGCAGGACCGGCGCACGGCGGACATCTGCCAGCAGCTCAAGGCCCGGGGGGTGGAGCCGCGGGTGCGCGAGGTGACGGGGCTGGTGCTGGACCCGTACTTCTCTGGCACCAAGCTCACCTGGATGTTCGAGCACGTGAAGGGGGCGCGCGCCCGGGCGGAGAAGGGCGAGGTGTGCTTCGGCACCATCGACACGTGGCTGGTGTACCGGCTCACCGGGGGCGCGGTCCACGTCACCGACGTGTCCAACGCCAGCCGCACGCTGCTGATGGACCTGCGCTCGCTCACCTGGGATGACGAGCTGCGCGCGCTGCTGGGCGTCCCCGCCGCGTGCCTGCCGCAAATCCGAGGCTCGGCGGAGGTGTACGGCACCACGCGCGGAATGAAGAGCCTGCCGGACGGCATCCCCATCTCGGGGATGGCGGGAGACCAACAGGCGGCGCTCTTCGGCCAGGCCTGCTTCGAGCCCGGCGAGTCCAAGTGCACCTATGGCACCGGGGCCTTCCTGCTGATGAACACGGGGAACACCCCGGTGCGCTCCACCGCCGGGCTGCTGACCACGGTGGCCTGGCGCCTGGGAGAGCGCACCACCTATGCCCTGGAGGGCAGCTCCTTCATCGCGGGGGCCGCGGTCCAATGGCTGCGCGATGGGCTCAAGGTCATCAAGCGCGCCCCGGACATCGAGGCCCTGGCCGAGAGCGTGAAGGACTCCGGGGACGTCGTCTTCGTGCCGGCGCTGGCGGGGCTGGGAGCGCCGCACTGGCGGCCGGAGGCCCGGGGCCTGTTCGCGGGCATCGACCGCTCCACCACGGTGGCGCACCTGGCGCGCTCGGTGCTGGAGGGCATCGCGCTGCAAATCCACGATCTGGCCAATGCGATGCGGCACGACAGCGGCCGGGACATCCCTGCCTTCAAGGTGGACGGGGGCGCGGCGGCCAACAACCTGCTGATGCAATACCAGGCGGACGTGCTGGGCACGCCGGTGGTGCGCCCGCGCAACCTGGAGACGACGAGCCTGGGCGCGGCCTTCCTGGGCGGCCTGGGCGCTGGGGTGTGGAGCAGTCCGGAGGCCATCCGCCGGGCCTGGAAGGCCGAGCGCACCTTCAAGCCCCGGATGAAGTCCGAGGTGCGCCAGCGGCACCTGGAGAAGTGGAAGCGCGCGGTGGAGCGGGCATGA